In Lepisosteus oculatus isolate fLepOcu1 chromosome 17, fLepOcu1.hap2, whole genome shotgun sequence, a genomic segment contains:
- the ptp4a1 gene encoding protein tyrosine phosphatase type IVA 1 encodes MARMNRPAPVEIKYKNMRFLITHNPTNATLNKFIEELKKYGVTTVVRVCEATYDTSLVEKEGIQVLDWPFDDGAPPSNQIVDDWLNLLRAKFREEPGCCIAVHCVAGLGRAPVLVALAMIECGMKYEDAVQFIRQKRRGAFNSKQLLYLEKYRPKMRLRFKDSNGHRNNCCIQ; translated from the exons ATGGCCCGAATGAATCGCCCTGCCCCTGTGGAAATCAAGTACAAGAACATGAGATTCCTCATCACCCACAACCCCACTAATGCCACTCTGAACAAGTTTATAGAG gaactgAAAAAGTATGGTGTTACCACGGTGGTGAGAGTTTGTGAAGCTACCTATGATACATCTCTGGTGGAAAAGGAAGGCATTCAGGTTTTG GATTGGCCATTTGATGATGGAGCCCCACCTTCCAACCAGATTGTCGATGACTGGCTGAACCTCCTGAGGGCTAAATTCCGTGAGGAGCCTGGCTGTTGCATTGCTGTCCATTGTGTAGCAGGACTTGGCAG AGCTCCAGTCCTGGTTGCCCTTGCTATGATTGAGTGTGGAATGAAGTATGAAGATGCAGTGCAGTTTATAAGGCA GAAGCGCCGAGGAGCCTTCAACAGCAAGCAGCTGCTCTACCTGGAGAAGTACCGCCCGAAGATGCGCCTGCGCTTCAAGGACTCCAATGGCCACCGGAACAACTGCTGCATCCAGTAG